In a genomic window of Lathamus discolor isolate bLatDis1 chromosome 4, bLatDis1.hap1, whole genome shotgun sequence:
- the OLIG2 gene encoding oligodendrocyte transcription factor 2 → MDSDASLVSSRPSSPEPDDLFLTARNKGSGGGFTGGTVSSSTQSDSPPELSAELRSAMSAAGVVVVDKLGFKSSSSSSSSSSSSSSKKDKKQMTEPELQQLRLKINSRERKRMHDLNIAMDGLREVMPYAHGPSVRKLSKIATLLLARNYILMLTNSLEEMKRLVSEIYGGHHAGFHPAACPGGMGAHSAPLPGHPGHPASHPVHHPILPPAAVSSASLPGSGLSAVSSIRPPHGLLKSPSAAAAAAPLGSGFQHWGGMPCPCSMCQVSAPPHHHVSGMGTASLPRLATDTK, encoded by the coding sequence ATGGACTCGGACGCCAGCCTGGTCTCCAGCCGCCCGTCCTCCCCGGAGCCCGATGACCTCTTCCTCACGGCCAGGAATAAAGGCAGCGGCGGGGGCTTCACGGGCGGCACCGTGTCCAGCTCCACGCAGAGCGACTCCCCGCCGGAGCTGAGCGCCGAGCTGCGCAGCGCCATGAGCGCTGccggggtggtggtggtggacaAGCTGGGTTTCAAGTCCTCGTCTTCGTCCTCCTCCTCGTCCTCCTCGTCCTCCTCCAAGAAGGACAAGAAGCAGATGACGGAGccggagctgcagcagctgcggCTGAAGATCAACAGCCGGGAGCGCAAGCGGATGCACGACCTGAACATCGCCATGGACGGGCTGCGGGAGGTGATGCCCTATGCCCACGGCCCGTCGGTGCGCAAGCTCTCCAAGATCGCCACGCTCCTCCTGGCGCGCAACTACatcctcatgctcaccaactcCCTGGAGGAGATGAAGCGCCTGGTCAGCGAGATTTACGGCGGGCACCACGCCGGCTTCCACCCCGCCGCCTGTCCCGGCGGCATGGGCGCCCACTCCGCCCCGCTGCCCGGCCACCCGGGCCACCCCGCCTCGCACCCCGTGCACCACCCCATCCTACCCCCCGCCGCCGTCTCCAGCGCTTCCCTGCCGGGCTCCGGCCTCTCGGCAGTCAGCTCTATCCGGCCACCCCACGGGCTCCTCAAGTCTCCCTcagccgccgccgctgccgccccgcTGGGCAGCGGCTTCCAGCACTGGGGGGGGAtgccctgcccctgcagcaTGTGTCAGGTGTCGGCCCCGCCGCACCACCACGTCTCCGGCATGGGCACCGCCAGCCTCCCCAGATTAGCCACCGACACCAAATGA